Part of the Paenibacillus sp. YPG26 genome, GCTCTTGTTTCTTTTCCAGCATGCCAATCGGGTATTCGATAAGGAAGAGCTTTTTGAGCGAATCTGGGGGATGGAAGCCATAGGGGATGCTTCTACGGTAACGGTGCATATCGCCAGAATCCGAGAGAAAATAGAGAAAACCCCTTCCAAGCCCCAATATATTGGGACGGTTTGGGGAGCAGGATACAGATTTATGGTCTGACCATACTTGCATTTGCTTCTTAATTTGCCGAGCGAAATCTAGGTTGTTTCTATACAAAAGCTCCTGTCCATGCATAATTGCCATGGCAGGAGCTTTTGTGATTGTTGCCAGGATTACTAACCAGCGGCTTCATTCGGTTCAGGCTGAATGTTCCCTTTCATTTTGAACAGCGGTACCAAGACCGCCACCCCTATAAGAAAGAACACGCCTGCAATCACATAGAGAGGAACAATAGAGATCAAGGTCTTGAGTGGGCCTGACAGCAGCATGGTTATTACCATTGAGCCCATAAATAACGGATTCAATATGCCGTTAACCCGGCCGATGAAGGATTCCTCTGTATTTTGCAGGATCATCGTATTAATTCCAATTTGAATACATGGCAGTACAAATCCACTAATGAACTGCAGGCCCAGTGTGAACCAGTAATCTGTCGAGAGACCCATAGCCATCATCGCCAAGCTGTCTACAGCCATTCCGAATGCGAGCAGCTTCTGGGGAGATACCTTGCTTAGAAAGCTCATCGCCAGTACACCACCGATAATCATGGCGATGCCGTTGACCAACAAGAACCACTGCAAGTACTCTTCAGGCTTTCCAAGCCGCTCTGTAATTAGAAAGATACCCATGGGTTGAATAAGACCTAGACCAAGCCCTGCAGCAATGAACCCACCGCCAAGCTTGCGAAGTATACTCCGTGACCATACATATCGGAAGCCTGCCTTAATATCTTCAATCAATCGCGGCTGGTCTGCTGCAGCTCGCTCCTGACGATCACGGGGTAGGAAGGCCAGTGAAGCCGCCGAGAGAAGGAAGGCAACACCCATAATTCCGATTGCCATCTCAATACCGTAACTCTGGTAGACGAAGGTACCAACAACCGGACCAAATATCATGAACACGGCGAACATGGTCTGGTAGATTGACATACCTTTCTGTACTAAATGCTCGGGCACATGCAGCTTGAACAGCTTCATGCCGGCGGGCTGCGAGAACTGGGACAAGATGGCTGAGACTAGAGTA contains:
- a CDS encoding MFS transporter, which codes for MTTNQQALPASASSLLSNRFVQSILVSTLFLQIGIWVRNIAILFYVKEMTNDNAFAVSLISVAEFAPIFVFSFIGGTFADRWKAKKTMVWCDLLSAVSVFAVLFAMEVGSWKAVFFATLVSAILSQFSQPAGMKLFKLHVPEHLVQKGMSIYQTMFAVFMIFGPVVGTFVYQSYGIEMAIGIMGVAFLLSAASLAFLPRDRQERAAADQPRLIEDIKAGFRYVWSRSILRKLGGGFIAAGLGLGLIQPMGIFLITERLGKPEEYLQWFLLVNGIAMIIGGVLAMSFLSKVSPQKLLAFGMAVDSLAMMAMGLSTDYWFTLGLQFISGFVLPCIQIGINTMILQNTEESFIGRVNGILNPLFMGSMVITMLLSGPLKTLISIVPLYVIAGVFFLIGVAVLVPLFKMKGNIQPEPNEAAG